In Candidatus Woesearchaeota archaeon, the genomic window ATTTTATAGTATATAAAGATATATAAAAAAGAAAAATCTATAGAAGTGATCTTACGCCTTCTATATGATCTGAAACATCTTGACCTTTCTTTGTTAAACTAAGTAATTTTAATCTACCCTGTTTTTCAAAGTTAACTAATTCATGTTTCTCCATTTGTTGCAAAATCTTAACTACGTGTGAATATGTGCAATCAACAGATTTAGCTAGTGAAGAAGCATACAGCGGCCCTTTAGTGTTCATTAAACCTAACAGCATTAATGCTGGTTTTTCTCTAAAAAATACGTTAAAAATTTCTTTATTCTTCATGTAAATTCAACCCCCAATTCATTAAAGTGT contains:
- a CDS encoding winged helix DNA-binding protein — encoded protein: MKNKEIFNVFFREKPALMLLGLMNTKGPLYASSLAKSVDCTYSHVVKILQQMEKHELVNFEKQGRLKLLSLTKKGQDVSDHIEGVRSLL